Proteins from a single region of Hydra vulgaris chromosome 12, alternate assembly HydraT2T_AEP:
- the LOC100207044 gene encoding voltage-dependent anion-selective channel protein 2 codes for MAPQKFDDLGKEARDLIQKNFHFGVFKLEAKTKAKNGVEFTAEGSHTTDTGNVAGSLETKFKYADYGLTFSEKWSTDSVIATNISIDNKIAQGVKVDFDTTFAPVTGKKSAKVKSAYAHENLHATTDIDFDFAGPTVHGSAVFAYKGVHAGYQASFNSANSKLTSNNVCLAYKNGDLVIHSGVADASKFVGSVHHQINEQLAAAALLRWTSGQSGTSFTIAAKYDIDKDTFLKTKINNDLHLGLSYVQKLRPGVQLTLSSLINAKSFEQGGHKLGLSLNFEA; via the exons ATGGCTCCTCAAAAGTTTGATGATTTGGGCAAAGAAGCACGAGATCTTATTCAGAAGAATTTCCATTTTGGTGTTTTCAAACTTGAAGCCAAAACAAAGGCTAAAAATGGGGtg gaatttaCTGCTGAAGGGTCACATACAACAGACACTGGTAATGTTGCTGGTTCTCTTGAAACCAAGTTTAAATATGCTGATTATGGGCttactttttctgaaaaatggAGTACTGACAGTGTAATAGCAACCAATATTAGTATTGATAACAAAATAGCACAAGGTGTCAAAGTAGACTTTGATACCACATTTGCTCCTGTAACTGGAAAAAAATCAGCTAAAGTAAAAAGTGCATATGCTCATGAGAATTTGCATGCCACTACTGATATAGATTTTGATTTTGCTGGTCCCACTGTTCATGGTTCTGCAGTTTTTGCTTATAAAGGGGTTCATGCTGGTTATCAAGCATCTTTTAACTCTGCTAATTCAAAATTGACTTCGAACAATGTTTGTTTAGCATACAAAAATGGTGATTTGGTTATTCATTCAGGAGT AGCGGATGCAAGTAAATTTGTTGGCTCGGTGCATCACCAAATTAATGAGCAATTGGCAGCTGCTGCATTATTAAGATGGACCTCTGGTCAAAGTGGCACATCCTTCACTATTGCGGCAAAATATGACATTGACAAAGATACTTTTTTAaag accAAAATCAATAATGATCTGCACTTAGGATTATCGTATGTCCAGAAACTTCGACCTGGCGTTCAGCTTACCCTTTCTTCGCTTATTAATGCTAAATCGTTTGAGCAAGGAGGTCACAAGCTTGGTCTCAGCCTAAATTTTGAAGCCTAG